The following proteins come from a genomic window of Frankia casuarinae:
- a CDS encoding LLM class F420-dependent oxidoreductase, whose protein sequence is MRIGLQLPDFTSPHGSGRLGEDLAEVVRVADTVGFDYLAVMDHFFQIAMVGPAENEMLEAYTTLGFLAAHSRRAKLLTLVTGTVYRAPGALAKIVTTLDVLSGGRAWLGIGAAWYEQEAVGLGLPFPPLAERFERLEETLQICLRMWSGDESPFSGRYYQLARPLNSPRPLTRPHPPILIGGGGERKTLRLVARYAQACNLFPGPDLARKLQVLREHCEREGRNYDDILKTVVFSFDVGPRGENVARILDELNDLAELGVQAVLGGVRDVWHVEPLHILGEEVIPRVAGLAEIS, encoded by the coding sequence ATGCGGATCGGTCTGCAACTACCCGACTTCACCTCCCCGCACGGTTCCGGGCGGCTCGGGGAAGATCTGGCCGAGGTGGTCCGCGTGGCGGACACGGTCGGATTCGACTACCTGGCCGTCATGGACCACTTCTTCCAGATCGCGATGGTCGGTCCGGCCGAGAACGAGATGCTGGAGGCGTACACGACGCTGGGTTTCCTGGCCGCCCACAGCCGCCGCGCGAAGCTGCTGACCCTGGTCACCGGGACGGTCTACCGGGCGCCCGGCGCCCTGGCAAAGATCGTCACGACGCTGGACGTGCTCTCCGGCGGGCGGGCCTGGCTGGGCATCGGCGCCGCCTGGTACGAACAGGAGGCGGTCGGTCTCGGTCTGCCGTTCCCGCCGCTGGCCGAGCGGTTCGAACGGCTGGAGGAGACGCTGCAGATCTGCCTGCGGATGTGGAGCGGTGACGAGAGCCCCTTCTCTGGCCGGTACTACCAGTTGGCCCGTCCACTGAATTCGCCGCGGCCGCTGACGCGGCCGCATCCACCCATCCTGATCGGTGGGGGTGGCGAAAGGAAGACGCTGCGCCTCGTGGCCCGGTACGCACAGGCGTGCAACCTCTTCCCCGGTCCCGATCTGGCGCGCAAGCTCCAGGTGCTGCGTGAACACTGCGAACGCGAGGGTCGGAACTACGACGACATCCTCAAGACCGTGGTCTTCTCCTTTGACGTCGGACCGAGGGGGGAGAATGTGGCGAGGATTCTCGACGAGCTGAACGACCTGGCCGAACTCGGTGTCCAGGCGGTTCTCGGTGGCGTGCGCGACGTCTGGCACGTCGAGCCTCTGCACATACTCGGTGAAGAGGTGATTCCGCGGGTCGCCGGGCTCGCCGAGATCTCCTGA
- a CDS encoding putative bifunctional diguanylate cyclase/phosphodiesterase, with protein MTASLPPPCRFRLIRIAQLVLIVATVYLSVSAFVTVPHIGNETGSLRYGVALGSGLICLARAVLIRGERLPWALLGTGLISYGGATIYYNAAVAGRQDDDLGPSLADLGWLLFYPACYVAVILLLRRRVLRLHTSVWMDALVGLLGVAALTSGIGVAMANAYPRYSAWTMTVNLIYPLADLLLILLIVTVFSLLGWHPGRVWWLLGIGLVGFAIADSLLLVIVTTDKDPGSGLLGTLWLFSVLMPALAAWLRPRWHPPAKMSGWGVIAVPLVLTVIALGLLVLGATVQLPKVTVGLAAATVLTALARAAFTFIEVQQLAESKVLARTDELTGLANRRGFIERLTKAEQRATGVGTFALLLLDLDRFKEINDSLGHQVGDALLAQVGTRISDALRPGDLHARLGGDEFAVLLEHADIEAAKRVADRVLAVLGDPFDVGGVTLHVGASIGAAVYPDHAEDAHILLQRADVAMYAAKSGRTGVESYRPGSDVNSLVRLDMIESLRAALGTGQLEVHYQVKVDLDSGQANAVEALVRWRHPSRGLLGPEEFVPLAEQAGFIRMLTIEVLETALGQCRQWHSAGFDVAVAVNLSASDLLDRGFPEQVSGMLSGFGLSPTALELEITETTLMLDRVRTAAVLGELRDLGIGIAVDDYGTGYSSLARLWELPVDVLKLDKSFIQRMEVDGRAEAIVRSTVGLAHALGLRIVVEGVETAGAMRMLRDFGCDLAQGYFLGHPGPSEQVTEQLRRRAPSAGMIDPETIGRTEECPGDLSPTMESAVLNAPVAPDRTPAVKSWR; from the coding sequence TTGACCGCCTCTCTCCCTCCCCCGTGCCGGTTCCGTCTGATCCGGATTGCCCAGCTCGTCCTGATTGTCGCCACGGTCTACCTGTCCGTTTCCGCGTTCGTCACCGTGCCCCACATCGGCAACGAGACCGGGTCGCTGCGTTACGGCGTCGCCCTCGGCTCGGGCCTGATCTGCCTGGCGCGGGCGGTGTTGATCCGCGGCGAACGCCTCCCCTGGGCCCTGCTCGGTACCGGGCTCATCAGCTACGGAGGCGCGACGATCTACTACAACGCGGCGGTCGCCGGCCGGCAGGACGACGACCTCGGGCCGTCGCTGGCCGATCTCGGCTGGCTGCTCTTCTATCCGGCGTGCTATGTCGCCGTCATCCTCCTGCTACGCAGAAGAGTGCTCCGGCTGCACACGAGCGTCTGGATGGACGCGCTCGTCGGCCTGCTCGGCGTGGCCGCGCTGACCAGCGGCATCGGCGTGGCGATGGCGAACGCGTATCCGCGCTACAGCGCGTGGACGATGACGGTGAACCTGATCTATCCGCTCGCCGACCTGCTGCTGATCCTGCTGATCGTCACGGTGTTCAGCCTGCTGGGCTGGCATCCCGGCCGGGTGTGGTGGCTGCTGGGCATCGGGCTGGTGGGCTTCGCGATAGCCGACTCGCTCCTGCTGGTCATCGTCACCACGGACAAGGACCCCGGGTCCGGCCTCCTCGGCACGCTGTGGCTGTTCTCGGTGCTCATGCCGGCCCTGGCCGCCTGGCTGCGACCGCGCTGGCACCCACCGGCCAAGATGTCCGGCTGGGGCGTCATCGCGGTCCCACTGGTGCTCACCGTGATCGCGCTCGGTCTGCTCGTCCTCGGCGCCACGGTCCAGCTGCCAAAGGTCACCGTCGGACTCGCCGCGGCCACGGTGCTGACGGCCCTGGCCCGCGCCGCGTTCACCTTCATCGAGGTCCAGCAGCTCGCCGAAAGCAAGGTGCTGGCCCGCACTGACGAGCTGACGGGCCTGGCAAACCGGCGTGGCTTCATCGAACGGCTGACGAAGGCCGAGCAGCGCGCCACCGGGGTGGGCACCTTCGCCCTCCTCCTGCTGGACCTTGACCGGTTCAAGGAGATCAACGACTCGCTGGGGCATCAGGTGGGCGACGCGCTACTGGCGCAGGTCGGAACCCGTATCTCCGACGCCCTGCGTCCCGGCGACCTGCATGCCCGCCTGGGCGGCGACGAGTTCGCGGTCCTGCTCGAACACGCGGACATCGAGGCCGCGAAACGCGTCGCCGACCGGGTGCTGGCCGTGCTCGGCGATCCCTTCGACGTCGGCGGGGTGACCCTGCACGTCGGCGCGAGCATCGGCGCCGCCGTGTACCCCGACCACGCCGAGGACGCCCACATCCTGTTGCAGCGTGCGGACGTGGCCATGTATGCCGCGAAGTCGGGCCGCACCGGCGTGGAGTCCTACCGTCCCGGCTCCGACGTGAACAGCCTCGTCCGCCTCGACATGATCGAGTCCCTGCGCGCGGCGCTCGGCACCGGCCAGCTGGAGGTGCACTACCAGGTCAAGGTCGACCTCGATTCCGGGCAGGCAAATGCCGTGGAGGCCCTGGTCCGCTGGCGGCATCCCAGCCGCGGCCTGCTCGGGCCAGAGGAATTCGTCCCCCTGGCCGAACAGGCCGGTTTCATCCGGATGCTGACCATCGAGGTGCTGGAGACCGCCCTGGGCCAGTGCCGGCAGTGGCACTCCGCCGGATTCGACGTAGCGGTGGCGGTGAACCTGTCCGCCTCGGACCTGCTGGACCGTGGCTTTCCCGAACAGGTCAGCGGCATGCTCTCCGGCTTCGGGCTGAGCCCGACGGCACTCGAGCTGGAGATCACCGAGACCACGTTGATGCTCGACCGGGTCCGCACGGCCGCCGTACTCGGGGAGCTGCGCGACCTGGGGATCGGAATCGCCGTCGACGACTACGGCACCGGGTACTCCTCCCTGGCCAGGCTCTGGGAGCTGCCCGTTGACGTGCTGAAGCTGGACAAGTCATTCATCCAACGCATGGAGGTCGATGGCCGGGCCGAGGCGATCGTCCGTTCGACGGTCGGGCTCGCCCACGCGCTCGGCCTGCGCATCGTCGTCGAGGGCGTGGAGACCGCTGGAGCGATGCGGATGCTGCGGGATTTCGGCTGCGACCTGGCTCAGGGCTACTTCCTCGGCCATCCGGGCCCATCCGAGCAGGTGACCGAGCAACTGCGGCGACGGGCGCCGTCGGCTGGCATGATCGATCCGGAGACGATCGGCCGGACGGAGGAATGTCCCGGCGATCTCTCCCCGACGATGGAGAGTGCCGTGCTGAACGCCCCAGTCGCCCCGGATCGGACGCCGGCGGTCAAGTCGTGGCGCTGA
- the aat gene encoding leucyl/phenylalanyl-tRNA--protein transferase, with amino-acid sequence MALTAPPRDLGPTVWDGFSLLSSPRQAPVAVGGELDPATLIGAYRAGAFPWPASEADGGKVHEDDEAHGDDSDDASSGTRGGGGWLREILRAAVAARRIPHLPPHRPGGLDLPWWSPDPRAVIPIGRLRVNRTLRKRLRNCGWTTTVDERFVDVVRGCRRGGTSEWITPQLVEGYAELHALGWAHSIEVWEGDELVGGMYGVGVGGVFVGESMFRTRTDASKVALADFDARFTAAGGVLLDVQIATPHLIDLGAVEIPRADFLAVLARVRDADVRLDRDRYPVARLAPHGASGAMRGPLA; translated from the coding sequence GTGGCGCTGACGGCGCCGCCCCGCGATCTCGGCCCCACCGTATGGGACGGGTTCTCGCTGCTGAGCAGCCCCCGCCAGGCCCCGGTCGCCGTCGGCGGTGAGCTGGATCCGGCGACGTTGATCGGCGCCTACCGGGCCGGCGCCTTCCCCTGGCCGGCGAGCGAGGCCGACGGCGGCAAGGTCCATGAGGACGACGAGGCCCACGGGGACGACAGCGACGACGCGAGCAGCGGGACCCGCGGGGGCGGGGGGTGGCTGCGCGAGATCCTGCGGGCGGCGGTGGCCGCCCGACGCATCCCCCATCTGCCCCCGCACCGTCCCGGTGGGCTGGACCTGCCCTGGTGGAGCCCCGACCCCCGGGCGGTGATCCCGATCGGCCGGCTGCGGGTCAACCGGACACTGCGCAAGCGGCTACGTAACTGCGGGTGGACCACCACCGTCGACGAGCGCTTCGTCGACGTCGTCCGCGGCTGCCGCCGCGGCGGTACCTCCGAATGGATCACTCCCCAACTGGTCGAGGGCTACGCCGAGCTGCACGCCCTGGGCTGGGCGCACAGCATCGAGGTCTGGGAGGGCGACGAGCTGGTCGGCGGCATGTACGGAGTGGGCGTCGGCGGCGTGTTCGTCGGTGAATCGATGTTCCGCACCCGGACCGACGCCTCCAAGGTGGCTCTGGCCGACTTCGACGCCCGGTTCACCGCGGCCGGCGGGGTGCTGCTGGACGTGCAGATCGCGACCCCGCATCTGATCGACCTGGGTGCGGTGGAGATTCCACGGGCCGATTTCCTCGCCGTTCTGGCCCGCGTCCGGGATGCCGACGTCCGCCTCGACCGCGACCGGTATCCGGTCGCCCGCCTTGCCCCGCATGGCGCCTCCGGCGCAATGCGGGGACCCCTGGCCTAG
- a CDS encoding aminotransferase class I/II-fold pyridoxal phosphate-dependent enzyme, with the protein MGMRAELDRLRRHAPFYDATVDEIDGRRIRIGDHWLTDFASCNYLGLDLDQEIIEAVPEYLDRWGTHPSWSRLIASPRMYDDIEHTLAALLGAEDALLLPTITHIQLSVLPALVGKGALFVEVHAHQTAHDGAVVAAAHGAAVARFREDRLDRLERRLRTSPHPRVVCVDGVHSMTGNGPPLAELAALTRAHDALLYVDDAHGFGVVGERDPAASSPYGSRGNGIVRHLGETYDDLVLVGGFSKAYSSLLAFVACPTEVKEYLKSTAGPYVFSGPSPVASLATGLVGLRVNAERGDAIRARLHRLTSRFLDGLRGLGLFTLNASGFPIIEIPLVDAAQAEPLGRFLFERGIFASVVPFPVVPREQVGVRIQVTAANTNAEIDHLLAVLAEAVERFPLVSVPQARAGD; encoded by the coding sequence ATGGGTATGCGGGCCGAACTGGACCGCCTGCGCCGCCACGCGCCCTTTTACGACGCGACGGTGGACGAGATCGACGGCCGCCGGATACGGATCGGTGATCATTGGCTCACCGATTTCGCGTCGTGCAACTACCTTGGCCTCGATCTCGACCAGGAGATCATCGAGGCGGTCCCGGAGTACCTGGACCGCTGGGGCACCCACCCGAGCTGGTCGAGGCTGATCGCCAGCCCGCGGATGTACGACGACATCGAGCACACGCTCGCAGCTCTCCTCGGTGCCGAGGACGCGCTGCTGCTCCCGACCATCACCCACATCCAGCTGTCGGTGCTGCCCGCCCTCGTGGGCAAGGGGGCCCTCTTCGTCGAGGTGCACGCCCATCAGACGGCACATGACGGCGCGGTCGTGGCCGCGGCCCATGGCGCCGCCGTGGCGCGCTTCCGCGAGGACCGGCTCGACCGGCTGGAACGCCGGCTGCGGACGAGCCCTCACCCCCGGGTGGTGTGCGTCGACGGCGTCCACAGCATGACCGGAAACGGCCCGCCGCTCGCCGAACTCGCGGCGCTCACCCGTGCGCACGACGCCCTGCTCTACGTTGACGACGCCCACGGGTTCGGTGTCGTCGGCGAGCGTGATCCCGCCGCGTCGAGCCCCTACGGCAGCCGCGGCAACGGAATCGTCCGCCATCTCGGCGAGACCTACGACGATCTCGTCCTGGTCGGCGGTTTCTCGAAGGCGTACTCGTCGCTGCTCGCCTTCGTCGCCTGCCCCACGGAGGTGAAGGAGTATCTGAAGTCCACCGCGGGCCCGTACGTCTTCTCCGGCCCGTCGCCGGTGGCGTCCCTGGCGACCGGGCTGGTCGGGCTGCGGGTCAACGCGGAACGCGGGGACGCCATCCGGGCCCGGCTGCACCGCCTGACCAGCCGGTTCCTCGACGGCCTGCGCGGGCTCGGTCTGTTCACGCTCAACGCCAGCGGCTTTCCGATCATAGAGATTCCCCTGGTCGACGCCGCGCAGGCCGAGCCGTTGGGCCGGTTTCTGTTCGAACGGGGGATCTTCGCGAGTGTGGTGCCGTTCCCGGTCGTTCCCCGTGAGCAGGTCGGGGTGCGCATCCAGGTCACCGCGGCCAACACCAACGCCGAGATCGATCATCTGCTGGCCGTCCTGGCCGAGGCGGTCGAGCGGTTTCCCCTGGTGTCGGTCCCGCAGGCCCGCGCCGGCGACTGA
- a CDS encoding class I SAM-dependent methyltransferase: protein MRALPYSGFGLSRSKTLFLAHRKEPVDPAGFYSLIAADSVRQLMRYTSLTGQLVLDVGGGPGYFRSAFLDAGARYVWVEPDVSEMEAGGIEVPGRVRGSALDLPFLSGSVDLCYTSNVLEHVPDPWRMCSELARVTRPGGLIFLSYTNWLSPWGGHETAPWHYLGGDRAAARFERRKGKAPKNIYGKTLFPVSVADTLAWAKRRSDVEILDAMPRYLPDWAKVIIRIPGAREIVTWNLAMVLRKR from the coding sequence GTGCGCGCCCTGCCCTATTCCGGGTTCGGACTGTCGCGCTCGAAGACGCTGTTCCTCGCGCACCGCAAGGAGCCCGTCGACCCGGCTGGCTTCTACTCGCTGATCGCCGCGGACTCCGTGCGCCAGCTGATGCGGTACACATCCCTGACCGGCCAGCTCGTCCTCGACGTCGGCGGCGGCCCGGGTTACTTCCGCTCGGCCTTCCTCGACGCCGGCGCCCGGTACGTGTGGGTCGAGCCGGACGTCTCGGAGATGGAGGCCGGTGGCATCGAGGTTCCCGGCCGGGTCCGGGGCAGCGCCTTGGACCTGCCGTTCCTCTCCGGAAGCGTTGATCTCTGCTACACGTCAAACGTGCTCGAACACGTCCCCGACCCGTGGCGGATGTGCTCCGAACTGGCCCGGGTGACCCGCCCTGGCGGGCTCATCTTCCTGAGCTACACGAACTGGCTGTCCCCCTGGGGCGGCCACGAGACCGCACCCTGGCACTATCTGGGTGGTGACCGGGCGGCGGCGAGGTTCGAACGCCGCAAGGGCAAGGCGCCGAAAAACATCTACGGCAAGACTCTATTTCCGGTGTCGGTGGCCGACACCCTCGCCTGGGCGAAGCGGCGGTCCGACGTCGAGATCCTCGACGCGATGCCGCGCTATCTGCCCGACTGGGCGAAGGTGATCATCAGGATTCCCGGTGCCCGCGAGATTGTGACCTGGAACCTCGCGATGGTGTTGCGCAAGCGCTGA
- a CDS encoding UvrD-helicase domain-containing protein: MRSRFYADVHIHSRYSRACSRDCDLEHLAWWAARKGIAVVGTGDFTHPAWSQEIATKLVPAEPGLFRLRSDLEHEVLRTLPASCRTATRFMISSEISTIYKRGDRTRKVHHLLYAPDREAAGRITAALARIGNLAADGRPILGLDSRDLLEITLGGGAGCYLVPAHVWTPWFAVLGSKSGFDAVEDCYGDLADEVFALETGLSADPEMFWRISGLDRYRLVSNSDAHSPPMLGREATAFTCDLDYFSIEAALRGGDGFAGTVEFFPEEGKYHLDGHRKCGVVLTPDQTREVGGRCPTCGGGLTVGVLNRVEALADRRPGHRPVTAPDVTSLVPLPEVVGEILGVGPKSKAVAGQVTSLVSRLGPELDILGDVPLTDIAGVGSPELVEAISRLRRGEVIRQAGFDGEYGVIRLFEPRELARDGGTLFDLGSGAAGGQDRIDAGPSLDEALAARARPAPDAAVVPGDAAVADSQLFTPVSGDTPSVLDGLDPEQRLAASHLSGPLLVLAGPGTGKTRTLVHAIAHRVAEHGVPAGECLAVTFTRRAAGELAERLAGLLGDAAGRVLATTFHGLGLTIIREQHAKLARGPQVQVADDAVRVELIAAALHGEGDARTRRRVAAGVAELKRHRALGQAIRDHDLVGALARYDAALRDRDMVDLDDLITLPLTLLRSSPDLAEHYQRRWRHVWVDEYQDTDELQYRLLGLLCPPTANLCVIGDPDQAIYSFRGADVRFFLRFEQDYPSARPVALTRGYRSTRTIVRTALDVIAPTSLVPDRTLTAVRGAEGDGPVLLRRYRSEAEEAIAVVDTIDAALGGTSFHALDSGVDGSVDAGFSFADIAVLYRTARQAEPIMEALATRGFPFQRRSHLPLADAPAVADLLALLQDLTTTDPSGPGVPRPVSGLLRDAAARATDLAEARRSELGAVPSDGFPGFSGGRVPTEAELRLAVELLAPAAAAAGNDLAGFLTSVTLAAEVDGLDPRADRISLLTLHASKGLEYGLVIIVGCEDGLLPMRFGPAGEAPGGGIPGGGVNGTADGTADAGTKDAEAEERRLFFVGVTRARHRLVLTSAASRRRAGSVVTTRPSPFLADIRPALLSSVPAEGVPAEGGRRRSRRPAPGKQLRLL; the protein is encoded by the coding sequence GTGAGGTCACGGTTCTACGCTGATGTGCACATTCACTCCCGGTACTCGCGTGCCTGCAGTCGTGACTGCGATCTGGAGCACCTGGCCTGGTGGGCGGCACGCAAGGGCATCGCCGTCGTCGGCACCGGCGACTTCACCCATCCGGCCTGGTCTCAGGAGATCGCGACGAAGCTGGTCCCGGCCGAGCCCGGCCTGTTCCGGCTGCGGTCCGATCTTGAGCATGAGGTGCTGCGCACGTTACCGGCCTCCTGCCGGACGGCGACCCGCTTCATGATCTCTAGTGAGATCTCGACGATCTACAAGAGGGGCGACCGGACCCGTAAGGTCCATCATCTTCTCTACGCTCCCGACCGGGAGGCCGCCGGACGGATCACGGCGGCGCTGGCTCGGATCGGCAACCTCGCCGCGGACGGGCGTCCCATCCTGGGCCTGGACTCCCGCGATCTGCTGGAGATCACCCTTGGTGGCGGGGCGGGCTGCTATCTGGTCCCGGCGCACGTGTGGACGCCCTGGTTCGCGGTTCTCGGTTCGAAGTCCGGGTTCGACGCCGTCGAGGACTGCTACGGCGACCTCGCCGACGAGGTCTTCGCCCTGGAGACGGGGCTTTCGGCGGACCCGGAGATGTTCTGGCGGATCTCCGGTCTCGACCGCTACCGGCTGGTGAGCAACTCTGACGCCCACTCCCCGCCGATGCTCGGCCGGGAGGCGACCGCGTTCACCTGCGACCTCGACTACTTCTCCATCGAGGCCGCGCTGCGCGGCGGGGACGGCTTCGCGGGGACCGTCGAGTTCTTCCCGGAAGAGGGCAAGTACCACCTCGACGGGCATCGCAAGTGCGGGGTGGTCCTCACGCCGGACCAGACCCGGGAGGTCGGCGGACGCTGCCCCACCTGCGGCGGTGGCCTCACCGTCGGGGTCCTCAACCGGGTCGAGGCGCTGGCCGACCGGCGGCCCGGCCACCGCCCCGTCACGGCGCCCGACGTCACCTCGCTGGTTCCGTTGCCGGAGGTCGTCGGGGAGATTCTCGGCGTGGGCCCGAAGAGCAAGGCGGTCGCGGGCCAGGTGACGTCGTTGGTCTCCCGTCTGGGCCCGGAGCTCGACATCCTCGGCGACGTACCGCTCACGGACATCGCTGGGGTCGGATCGCCGGAGCTGGTCGAGGCAATCAGTCGCCTGCGCCGCGGGGAGGTGATCCGGCAGGCCGGGTTCGACGGCGAATACGGCGTCATCCGGTTGTTCGAACCCCGGGAGCTCGCCCGGGACGGTGGCACCCTGTTCGACCTGGGGTCCGGCGCGGCTGGTGGGCAGGACCGGATCGATGCGGGACCCTCCCTCGACGAGGCGCTCGCGGCGCGGGCGCGTCCGGCACCCGATGCCGCGGTGGTGCCGGGGGATGCCGCGGTGGCCGACAGCCAGCTGTTCACGCCGGTTTCCGGCGATACCCCGTCGGTGCTTGACGGGCTGGATCCCGAGCAGCGGCTGGCAGCCTCGCACCTGTCCGGTCCGCTGCTCGTCCTCGCCGGACCGGGAACGGGCAAGACCCGTACGCTGGTCCACGCGATCGCACACCGGGTCGCTGAGCACGGGGTGCCGGCCGGGGAGTGCCTGGCGGTCACCTTCACCCGGCGTGCGGCCGGGGAGCTCGCCGAACGGCTAGCCGGCCTGCTGGGTGACGCCGCGGGACGGGTGCTCGCGACGACCTTCCACGGCCTCGGGCTTACGATCATCCGTGAGCAGCACGCGAAACTCGCCCGGGGCCCGCAGGTCCAGGTCGCGGACGACGCGGTGCGCGTGGAGCTAATCGCCGCGGCACTGCACGGTGAGGGCGACGCCCGAACGCGCCGGCGGGTGGCGGCCGGTGTCGCCGAGCTCAAGCGGCACCGAGCGCTCGGCCAGGCGATCCGCGACCACGACCTGGTCGGGGCGCTCGCCCGTTACGACGCCGCGCTGCGCGATCGGGACATGGTCGATCTCGACGATCTGATCACCCTGCCGCTGACCCTGCTGCGGTCGTCCCCGGATCTCGCCGAGCACTACCAGCGGCGGTGGCGCCACGTCTGGGTCGACGAGTACCAGGACACCGACGAACTCCAGTACCGCCTGCTGGGGCTGTTGTGTCCCCCCACGGCCAACCTGTGCGTGATCGGCGACCCGGACCAGGCTATCTACAGCTTCCGGGGTGCGGACGTCCGGTTCTTCCTGCGGTTCGAGCAGGACTACCCGAGTGCCCGCCCGGTCGCCCTGACCCGCGGCTACCGATCCACCCGCACCATCGTGCGGACGGCGCTCGATGTGATCGCGCCCACGAGTCTGGTCCCGGACCGGACCCTGACCGCCGTGCGGGGCGCCGAGGGCGACGGCCCGGTGCTGCTGCGGCGCTACCGCAGTGAGGCCGAGGAGGCGATCGCCGTCGTCGACACGATCGACGCGGCGCTCGGCGGTACCTCGTTCCACGCGTTGGACTCGGGGGTGGACGGATCGGTCGACGCGGGGTTCTCCTTCGCGGACATCGCCGTGCTCTACCGGACCGCCCGCCAGGCCGAGCCGATCATGGAAGCGCTGGCCACCCGCGGTTTCCCGTTCCAGCGGCGCTCTCATCTCCCGCTCGCGGACGCTCCCGCGGTCGCCGACCTGCTCGCCCTGCTGCAGGACCTGACGACCACGGATCCCTCGGGTCCCGGCGTCCCGCGTCCGGTGTCGGGTCTGCTGCGCGACGCGGCGGCACGGGCCACCGATCTCGCCGAGGCGAGGAGAAGCGAGCTCGGCGCCGTGCCGTCCGACGGGTTTCCCGGCTTCTCCGGCGGACGGGTGCCGACCGAGGCCGAGCTGCGCCTGGCGGTGGAGCTGCTCGCACCGGCCGCCGCAGCGGCAGGCAACGACCTGGCGGGTTTCCTCACGTCGGTCACGCTCGCCGCCGAGGTCGACGGGCTGGACCCGAGGGCGGACCGGATCTCGCTGCTGACCCTGCACGCGAGCAAGGGTCTGGAATACGGCCTGGTCATCATCGTCGGTTGTGAGGACGGGCTGCTGCCGATGCGCTTCGGTCCGGCCGGTGAGGCGCCGGGCGGTGGGATCCCGGGCGGTGGCGTCAACGGAACCGCCGACGGAACCGCCGACGCCGGCACGAAGGACGCCGAGGCGGAGGAGCGCCGACTCTTCTTCGTCGGCGTCACCCGGGCCAGGCATCGGTTGGTCCTCACCTCGGCGGCCAGCCGGCGGCGCGCCGGGTCGGTCGTGACGACCCGTCCCTCACCGTTTCTTGCGGACATCAGGCCGGCTTTGCTGTCCTCTGTCCCGGCCGAGGGCGTCCCGGCCGAGGGCGGGCGGCGCCGGTCGCGCCGGCCGGCACCGGGCAAGCAGTTGCGACTCCTCTGA